The genome window TTccttacaataaaaataaatcaggaCTTGGTACCTTGTACATTTTGGCTCGTCGTCATCTGCTGACCATAGACAATGTTATTTGACACTATCGTCACATCCGCGGTAACATTTTCGACGGATCTGCTCTTCGGCACCGAGGAAGACGATTTTACGATGTTTCCTGGCAATGCCGACCTGGCTTTGCAAAGAGGTTGGTGCTGGGAATGAACATTGGTCGCGGACGTCGCCGATGGTAGCGGCAGACTGAGGCTCGGTCCACGAGCTTGAAGATGACGCTGAGCGTGCTCCACGAGACGTTCGGTCACTGATTTGTGAGGGTGAGGGCCACGCTCCGGATGACGAAATTTACATTTGTTTCCATATGTGCATTTCTAAAAAACCAAACAAAAGTAAGCGATCATGTTTTGTATTCAATTTGATAAATTaatgtgaaaaattctttattaaTTTACCTTGGCATAGGGACACGGTGGCGCTGGGTCGGTTCTCCGTGGACCTATTCGCAAAAAATTATCGAGTGTCGGTCCGCTCCTTCCCAAGGGATCATCAGGTGGCATAAAACGATCATTTACGAAGCTGTACATGAGAATTCGTTCCTCCACGACCCTGCGGAACTCCGGAGTTTCTTGCGCTAGATCCCTGTAATTGTCATTGCTGACGACGATGCCATCAACCTCCGCTGCTAATCGGAGGATGTAACGGTCGTCGTAACACACCATACGCTTGCCTCCGACGAGtctaaaacgaaaaaaaaaaaataatattgtacTGTATTGAGCCTGCTTGCGCGCGAGGGAAAATCGACTATGAAACTTCGACTCCGAAAGCtgcagaacgaaatttcacacTTCATTGGTATCCCGCTTAAAATTTgagcgaatattttttattttcataatccGATGattaaatttcaatatttggcAGGAGGCTAATTCTACAGtatttttgcacattaaaCTACATTCATTGTATTAAAATGAAGTTTATACCTGGACGGTGTGAAAACGAGAAGTCTATCCCTCTCCAATTCGCCGAGTATTTCTTGATCGGCGATTGGGTTGTCCGGTCTGGAAGCTTCTTTTCTCCATTTGGGTACAAAAACCGTAATTTCTTTGTGTCCTCTGGATCGAAACCATtcgacacaaattttgatgcctcgacacgaaaatatttctttattgCCGTGGCTCATGGCGACGTTGCTGCCGTCGATGACGACAGGTCGAAGGGCAACGGGGCTGGAAGTGAACGAATGGCCTGGATCATCGTTGGTAAAATCGTTATCAAAAAATCCATCGGATTCGTCCGGCGTGTCGGCCAATTTGGAGCTACTAGCGCCGAGCTTAATGAGCTCGGCGAGCAATTCATTCTGGCCGGGATCGGGCCCGAGTTTGTGCAATGCCGCTTGCACCAGACGCTCCGTGTAGCCCAGCTTAAGGGCAAATTCAACCCTCGCCGTGTATCCAGGGTTCTGGATCGGCGAGGGCCCTTGGACGGTCACGTATTCAGCGAACTCGGCTGCCAACGTATCCGACGCTGTTCTAGAAACGTCGGAATGTGACGAAGAGGAAACCTGCGACTCTAGTTGTGCGTGGACGTTACTCGAGCCGATCGAATCCTCGGCTTCGTAGTCACTGTCGTACGACGAATCCTCAGCTTCTGCTGTTCCGCTACCGGAACCCAGAACTGTGCAATCGACATATCTCTGTAAATAGACACGTTCGCTATtaatttcattggaaaatactCTCAAATCGTAAAATTGACTGAAATTCTATAAATTTTAGAAAAACTCTTTCAATCACGCGCTggctttcattattttcattttgtttttcgatcgGTAACAGCAGTTTTCTTTCGAACGGTACTGTTTTCCATTTCCTTAGAATCATTGCCACGAGGAATGCTAGAAAAGCTGGCAGATCCGCGCGCCTGAATTTCAATCCAATTTAACGTGACGAGCATCGGAAAAGCGTTTAAAGCCCAACCCACACACTTGATTCGAGAGATCGGCGGAGCCTGGTCTTTTCTTGCTTCGTCTTAAGGAATAACGATCCGTTAATTATGACGCAAACACATCAATTGTAACAACTGTAGCGAACCGTGAAAATCCCACGTACCCGATTAATTGTCTTGAAAAGAAAGATCGGTTCCCTAGGATGGATCGGTGGATTGATAATCGCCGAGATCCCGACGTccaattaatcatttttctcaatcGATTTTCCGATCGTTGGCACAACTTGAGTCGTTTTCCGAAGGGGTTCGATACGCGATATAGCGAAATAATTGAATGGATTTATGTGAAAATGAATCTAACGACCAAAAGGATCGATCACTCGATCGGATGATGAGAAACGAGCGTATGGAATAATGCACGAAATAAATGGTCGTGCGATCGGAGGCTATCGATTACGAAAATCTCAGCGATTAGTAATATTTTCTTGCGTACAAGAGTGTTCGCGTCTGGATATCCCAGGCAGTATGTTTCTTTGGAATAGCGGATAAATCGAGTTTCGATATATCGCAGCTTCGTTACATAAAGACCACGAATTTCACACAGTCTGTTATGATAATTCGTATTGTGGAGATGCTGCTCGATGTTAAATCGCGTGGGTGAAAGAGCCCGAAAGAAGGGAGATGCATCAAGGTAGATGAGTGCGTGGATATTTTATTGCGCGCTCCGAGCGATAGATGCACTCCGATAAATGTAAAGCGATGCGCGGGGACGAGCGAGAGCCTGATCGAGCCTCACTGAACCGCGTGGGCGAGAAAGCTGCGAGAAAGAACACGCACGTAGCGCGTATATCTTGGCATACacgtggatgaaaaatagagaaaggaAAGGAGCATTGGAACAAGAAATAATGAGACGGAAAATGAGAAGCGGAGGGAGGAAGAGGATGGAAAAAGGACGAAAACGCGTCAAAGGGAAAAAATAGTTTCTGCTGGCCAGCATCTCCGCTCTGCCGCTCCCTTTCGCTCTCTGACACCCCGCTATCATCCTCCCTATCTCTCGTTTCATCTTCGCGATCCTTATCGCATCCTCCGCCTCGCCCTCCCATTCGTGCGAATGCTGGCCCGCGAGGAGTGCGTGCGCAAATTCTCCTGATTCTCTGAGCGCACGCATTATACGTGTACTTTTAGCGTACCGCTTGCATGGGAAGTTCCAGATCAAACGATCGAGAAACCCGACGGAATATCGTTTcgttatttacaatttcgaattaatcacTCTGACATTAATCCAAAGTGAGcatatctttaattagaaaGTCAAAATCGGTCCAATTTAGACGCCCGTAAAATgtgatccttcgggcatgatctaccttgaaaaaaaagataaaaaacgaCTCCTCATCTTTGATATTCAATGCCAGTTGTTACCCTCTGAATTTAGGCTCAGAATGAATAATGTTCTCGTTTCAACTTGAGACAGAATGTCCCGTACTGTGCCAAGTACGGAGAGTTCCTGCGACCGAAGATTTTTTAGTTTTACTCTCGTGCACGCGGGTGTTCCTCATAGCGTAAATAACGAGTCCCGGATTTATCATCGGGAGACACAGAACGACGAGCACAACGGCGTGTATTCCCTCTATTATGAATATAATGGCATGGACGTAGCGGCATAAGAAACGAGTGGGTGGTTGATCAGAAACgacgtttttttctatcataCAAATGTATCTttgcaatatatatattttttttttcatatttgagattgaaaaattattagagATGACAGAGGATATGGAAAATGAAGCGTTGCTGCACTATCGTTGGGTCGCGAATCCGCGATTTTGgggattattttcaatttccacaATTCTCCAACTCAGCTAAGAATGGACGGAATGAAAACACGACGACACGGTTCACAGTCCAATGGagttctctttcttctttcgtcTAGTTTTGGTCACCAGTCTGAGTGGTGCTGGAGGATGACGCGACGAAGGTCAGGGTCAAGGTTCAGGTCGAGAATGAAGAACACAAAAGAGTCTCATGGCGACaactaaaaaaatgaagttaatCAAAATACGTAGTTGACAGAAGAAACGAGCTTGGAAATATGTAAATGCGTCTGCTAAGCTCCGAAACGGTGTGGCTTCGACGTGAAGAAGCAAAGATGATCGGTCTCtccaatgacaaattttgtcCATTCGTTAGACGATGAGAAACGACATGGGAGTAATCAAGAAAAGGAGAATCGATGCGGATACTCGAAAGAGAAAACGATGAGAATAGTTGGCTCCgcgcactgagaaaaaaaatgattgattcaatagaaattgatgtcattggaagagttttcttttcattcaactgcaatgttttcgggGAGAATAAATCagcagtttgatctaaaacaATTTTGGTAATTCAATCATTTCTGACCTTGTGATGATCATATATTTCACTGGCACTCCGTAATGCCGTATTTCGTTGTTGCAATAACTTTTTCTCTCagtgcgaaaaaaatataatcgacCAACGTTTTTCTCGAGCACGTAGAATAAAATTCAACCGAATTAGAGACTAATATAAAGAACCCGAACAGGCCAAGCCTACTTGGCCGCGAATTCTCTTCTGACCACAAAGATAAAGCGGTGGAGGTTTGAGACGAGCGTATTTCTATTGCATAACAAAAGTCTTAAATCTTTCGCGAGCAAAGCAGTTTTAAGTACAAGTGGTTACATGTCTCTCGTCAACGCGGCGATTCGAGGCACACGAGCATATTTTTAGTACGCAAATAAGCCCATAAAACCGTCACGAGACTTAATAATCTTCTCGCTGTCGTTGCGAGTGTTGTACTTCGATAAATTAGCCAGCACGCACGTTAAAATACAACCTTCCAACACCGTGCTACATACATTTCCCATGCATTTGAGCCTGTGTACGGAGAGCAAATTAAATTGTGATCCAAGACGAGCTCGAATCACCGCTGATAAGGCTCCTCGCTCCTTCTTCCTCTCGTCTCAATCTCTTTCATTCTTTCCCTCGCGTTACGCGAATAACTCATTCGCCCCATACGAATAGACCTTTGATATAAATTCTCTGATAAATCGACCTTTCCCTCGCGCAATATCTCGAGCCCACATCATTTATccttataaaatgaaaaataaatgaaaaaaataaacgtgtCTATTATCTGTATTACATTTCAATCCACATCTATCCCACGATGCAGCTACTGTGGCACGATAAATAGTGCATGGTCCGTAAGAACGTCGGTATGGTTACAACGAGCATCGAGATAACGAGAATAGATCCTCGCGAAGAGGCTCACGATACGTTTCTATCGATACGAACCTTCGGATTATCTCAATTTACAATCACACTCGAgtccataaatatatatgtgatGCTGTACGCGCGCAGTTGTACGGTGGTGCTGACGGGCGAGAAATTAACTTAAATATGGGGCATAGCTCTCCCAAGTTGGCGGATGTAACCATTAGCGGGGAGATTTCAGGTGAAAGTAGCTCTCgcagagaaagatagagagaaaggcgAGAAAGAGGCTGCGCGCGGAGAAAGATGTTCCGGTGGACCTGAGGTTTCGATCTGTTTCAATCGCAGCATCATTCTGTACGTACGTATATAATAAAACTCGTTTTGGATCGAATGATCGTGCAGCGAGCTTGACTTCCGGTTCGATTTCAAATCAGCAAGTTCGTCAACGTTTTTAATCTGCAATAATGCCGAGACGCTCGCTATCCCTGAGTGCAGCAAAATTTTTGCTTCGCTCAgggttttttcattcgaatcgaTCGTGCCTTTTCCGCTCAACCTTTCCGACTGAAATTATCGTATCGAAGTCTGCGTAACATATTGAATGTCGTTTCCTGTATGAC of Venturia canescens isolate UGA chromosome 6, ASM1945775v1, whole genome shotgun sequence contains these proteins:
- the LOC122412707 gene encoding endoribonuclease rege-1-like isoform X1, whose amino-acid sequence is MGEVARIRVDRSNLEQLKKYSSEITRLFGVRLALEDETKSETRRTGCGSINSSPNVNNDKGSAGSGSGLLSELLVVSCDRRSDECTGGIHRELRDNCDTRTVERSGSLRRRHENEVVFELEILPCACRASRGASYFSDLATSSVVCNSSGGSGNDGSGGGKNKHGDICDYEEHGNTAEKGCDISSRFVSDIAARVQRYVDCTVLGSGSGTAEAEDSSYDSDYEAEDSIGSSNVHAQLESQVSSSSHSDVSRTASDTLAAEFAEYVTVQGPSPIQNPGYTARVEFALKLGYTERLVQAALHKLGPDPGQNELLAELIKLGASSSKLADTPDESDGFFDNDFTNDDPGHSFTSSPVALRPVVIDGSNVAMSHGNKEIFSCRGIKICVEWFRSRGHKEITVFVPKWRKEASRPDNPIADQEILGELERDRLLVFTPSRLVGGKRMVCYDDRYILRLAAEVDGIVVSNDNYRDLAQETPEFRRVVEERILMYSFVNDRFMPPDDPLGRSGPTLDNFLRIGPRRTDPAPPCPYAKKCTYGNKCKFRHPERGPHPHKSVTERLVEHAQRHLQARGPSLSLPLPSATSATNVHSQHQPLCKARSALPGNIVKSSSSVPKSRSVENVTADVTIVSNNIVYGQQMTTSQNVQGYPSAVGWPAPRANNPDPEPANMHRKLQRQLTLNPACDPRLYQLRRYHQQPQQPPQLATSQQQQVLPQQSIINSSLSNIQHRPLARHASNETPYSIGMKWERPDHPNHQHVTRIASAPDSYRGWPPRGTNVTVPTRGHRLGTSDPQLNLLPSPPGASIHAAWGAQALDARRRLHYHLANIFPEEQVQAAMALNPHETDPQQICAAILGMFPKP
- the LOC122412707 gene encoding endoribonuclease rege-1-like isoform X2 codes for the protein MGTTLKRQFGLENSMQKCICRYVDCTVLGSGSGTAEAEDSSYDSDYEAEDSIGSSNVHAQLESQVSSSSHSDVSRTASDTLAAEFAEYVTVQGPSPIQNPGYTARVEFALKLGYTERLVQAALHKLGPDPGQNELLAELIKLGASSSKLADTPDESDGFFDNDFTNDDPGHSFTSSPVALRPVVIDGSNVAMSHGNKEIFSCRGIKICVEWFRSRGHKEITVFVPKWRKEASRPDNPIADQEILGELERDRLLVFTPSRLVGGKRMVCYDDRYILRLAAEVDGIVVSNDNYRDLAQETPEFRRVVEERILMYSFVNDRFMPPDDPLGRSGPTLDNFLRIGPRRTDPAPPCPYAKKCTYGNKCKFRHPERGPHPHKSVTERLVEHAQRHLQARGPSLSLPLPSATSATNVHSQHQPLCKARSALPGNIVKSSSSVPKSRSVENVTADVTIVSNNIVYGQQMTTSQNVQGYPSAVGWPAPRANNPDPEPANMHRKLQRQLTLNPACDPRLYQLRRYHQQPQQPPQLATSQQQQVLPQQSIINSSLSNIQHRPLARHASNETPYSIGMKWERPDHPNHQHVTRIASAPDSYRGWPPRGTNVTVPTRGHRLGTSDPQLNLLPSPPGASIHAAWGAQALDARRRLHYHLANIFPEEQVQAAMALNPHETDPQQICAAILGMFPKP
- the LOC122412707 gene encoding endoribonuclease rege-1-like isoform X3; this translates as MTVAGKRYVDCTVLGSGSGTAEAEDSSYDSDYEAEDSIGSSNVHAQLESQVSSSSHSDVSRTASDTLAAEFAEYVTVQGPSPIQNPGYTARVEFALKLGYTERLVQAALHKLGPDPGQNELLAELIKLGASSSKLADTPDESDGFFDNDFTNDDPGHSFTSSPVALRPVVIDGSNVAMSHGNKEIFSCRGIKICVEWFRSRGHKEITVFVPKWRKEASRPDNPIADQEILGELERDRLLVFTPSRLVGGKRMVCYDDRYILRLAAEVDGIVVSNDNYRDLAQETPEFRRVVEERILMYSFVNDRFMPPDDPLGRSGPTLDNFLRIGPRRTDPAPPCPYAKKCTYGNKCKFRHPERGPHPHKSVTERLVEHAQRHLQARGPSLSLPLPSATSATNVHSQHQPLCKARSALPGNIVKSSSSVPKSRSVENVTADVTIVSNNIVYGQQMTTSQNVQGYPSAVGWPAPRANNPDPEPANMHRKLQRQLTLNPACDPRLYQLRRYHQQPQQPPQLATSQQQQVLPQQSIINSSLSNIQHRPLARHASNETPYSIGMKWERPDHPNHQHVTRIASAPDSYRGWPPRGTNVTVPTRGHRLGTSDPQLNLLPSPPGASIHAAWGAQALDARRRLHYHLANIFPEEQVQAAMALNPHETDPQQICAAILGMFPKP